A genomic region of Mycobacterium sp. Aquia_213 contains the following coding sequences:
- a CDS encoding carbohydrate ABC transporter permease, with product MTGVPRLWNRPPEQRLAFILVAPAATLMLAVTAYPIGYAIWLSLQHNNLATPNDTRFIGLANYQTILTDRYWWTALAVTLAITVVSVSIEFVLGLALALVMHHTLIGRGLVRTAVLIPYGIVTVVASYSWYYAWTPGTGYLADLLPHGSAPLTEQFPSLGIVVIAEVWKTTPFMALLLLAGLAVVPGDLLKAAQVDGAGAWRRLTRIMLPIIKPAVVVALLFRTLDAFRIFDNIYVLTEGNNNTGSVSILGYDNLFQGFNVGLGSAISVLIFVCVGIIALIFIKVFGAAAPGGDVDER from the coding sequence GTGACCGGCGTGCCCCGACTCTGGAACCGCCCGCCGGAACAGCGGCTGGCTTTCATCCTCGTCGCACCCGCGGCGACCCTGATGCTGGCGGTGACGGCCTATCCGATCGGTTACGCGATCTGGCTGAGCCTGCAGCACAACAATCTGGCAACCCCGAACGACACCAGGTTCATCGGTCTGGCCAATTACCAAACGATCCTGACCGACCGGTATTGGTGGACCGCGCTGGCGGTGACGCTGGCCATCACCGTGGTGTCGGTGTCGATCGAGTTCGTGCTCGGTCTGGCGCTCGCGCTGGTGATGCATCACACCCTGATCGGCAGGGGCCTGGTGCGCACCGCGGTGCTCATCCCGTACGGCATCGTCACGGTGGTCGCCTCGTACAGCTGGTACTACGCCTGGACGCCGGGCACCGGCTATCTGGCCGACCTGCTGCCCCACGGCAGTGCGCCGCTGACCGAGCAATTTCCGTCGTTGGGCATCGTGGTGATCGCCGAGGTCTGGAAGACCACGCCGTTCATGGCGCTGCTGCTGCTGGCCGGGTTGGCGGTGGTCCCGGGGGACTTGCTGAAAGCCGCGCAGGTCGATGGTGCCGGCGCCTGGCGGCGGCTCACCAGGATCATGCTGCCGATCATCAAGCCGGCGGTCGTGGTCGCCCTGCTGTTCCGGACCCTGGACGCCTTCCGCATCTTCGACAACATCTACGTGTTGACCGAGGGCAACAACAACACCGGCTCGGTGTCGATCCTGGGCTACGACAACCTGTTCCAGGGCTTCAACGTCGGCCTGGGCTCGGCGATCAGCGTGCTGATCTTTGTCTGCGTGGGCATCATCGCGCTGATCTTCATCAAGGTGTTCGGCGCTGCGGCCCCCGGCGGTGACGTCGATGAGCGCTGA
- a CDS encoding carbohydrate ABC transporter permease: MSAERSGARRTALWAVINTLVVVYALLPVLWILSLSLKPSSTVKDGKLIPSSVTLENYRGIFRGDFFTSALINSIGIGLIATAIAVLLGAMAAYAIARLNFPGKRLLIGFTLLSTMFPAISLVTPLFEIERAVGLFDTWPGLILPYIAFALPLAIYTLSAFFREIPWDLEKAAKMDGATPGQAFRKVIVPLAAPGLVTAAILVFIFAWNDLLLALSLTATKAAITAPVAIANFGGSSQFEEPTGSIAAGAIVITVPIVVFVLIFQRRIVAGLTSGAVKG; this comes from the coding sequence ATGAGCGCTGAGCGCAGCGGCGCGCGGCGCACCGCGTTGTGGGCCGTCATCAATACGCTGGTCGTGGTGTACGCGCTGCTGCCGGTGCTCTGGATTCTCAGCCTGTCCCTGAAGCCGTCGTCAACTGTCAAGGACGGCAAGCTGATTCCGTCGTCGGTGACGCTGGAAAACTATCGCGGGATCTTCCGGGGCGACTTCTTCACCTCGGCACTGATCAACTCCATCGGGATCGGGTTGATCGCCACCGCGATCGCGGTGCTGCTGGGCGCGATGGCGGCCTATGCGATCGCCCGGCTGAACTTTCCCGGCAAGCGACTGCTGATCGGTTTCACCCTGCTGAGCACCATGTTCCCGGCGATCTCTCTGGTCACGCCGTTGTTCGAAATCGAGCGCGCCGTCGGGCTTTTCGACACCTGGCCAGGCTTGATTCTGCCCTACATCGCTTTCGCGCTGCCGCTGGCCATCTACACCTTGTCGGCCTTCTTCCGGGAAATCCCCTGGGATCTGGAGAAGGCGGCCAAGATGGACGGTGCCACGCCGGGGCAAGCCTTCCGCAAGGTCATCGTCCCGCTGGCGGCGCCCGGACTGGTGACCGCGGCGATCCTGGTGTTCATCTTCGCCTGGAACGACCTGCTGCTGGCGCTGTCGCTGACCGCCACCAAGGCGGCGATCACCGCGCCGGTGGCCATTGCCAACTTCGGAGGCAGTTCGCAATTCGAGGAACCGACCGGATCGATCGCGGCCGGTGCCATCGTGATTACGGTGCCGATCGTCGTGTTTGTTCTAATCTTCCAACGACGGATTGTCGCCGGGTTGACCTCAGGCGCCGTGAAGGGATAG
- a CDS encoding extracellular solute-binding protein, protein MVLSRHGRVRRASALVLAILTAVSVLSACGSGNNGLVVTFYTPAADGATFAEVAQRCSQDSGGRYTVAHVSLPREPGAQRLQYARRLTSHDRTLDVMSLDVIWTAEFAEAGWVLPLSDDPAGQAEGDATVDTLPGPLATAGWKHRLYAAPITTNTQLLWYRPDLVHQPPHDWNGMVAEATRLHAAGKPSWIAVQAHEDEGLVVWFNTLLVSAGGQVLSEDGQHVTLTDTPAHRAATISALRILKSVATAPGADPSITRTDASTARLAVEQGNAALEVNWPYVLASMLENAVKGGVSFLPLNQNPALAGSINQFGTFVPTDEQFHIAYQASQRVFGFAPYPGVVPGRPAKVTIGGLNLAVASTTRHKAEAFEAIRCLRSLANQKYISMAGGLPAVRTSLYSDPQFQTKYPMYTVIRQQLTDAAVRPATPVYQAVSIRLAAALSPITEIDPDRTADELTAQVQKAIDGKGLLP, encoded by the coding sequence TGGGTCCGGCAACAACGGGCTGGTGGTCACCTTCTACACCCCGGCCGCCGACGGTGCGACGTTCGCCGAAGTCGCCCAGCGCTGCAGCCAGGACTCGGGCGGCCGGTACACCGTCGCGCACGTCAGCCTGCCCAGGGAGCCCGGCGCGCAACGGTTGCAATACGCCCGCCGGCTTACCAGTCATGACCGCACGCTGGACGTGATGTCGCTGGACGTCATCTGGACCGCGGAGTTCGCCGAAGCGGGCTGGGTGCTGCCGCTGTCCGACGACCCGGCCGGCCAGGCCGAGGGCGACGCGACCGTCGATACCCTGCCGGGCCCGCTTGCGACGGCCGGCTGGAAACACCGGCTGTACGCCGCGCCGATTACCACCAATACCCAACTACTTTGGTACCGACCAGATTTGGTGCATCAGCCGCCCCACGACTGGAACGGGATGGTCGCCGAGGCGACCCGGCTGCACGCCGCCGGCAAGCCCAGCTGGATCGCTGTGCAGGCCCACGAGGATGAGGGTCTGGTGGTGTGGTTCAACACGCTGCTGGTCAGCGCCGGGGGCCAGGTGCTCTCCGAGGATGGCCAACACGTCACTCTGACCGATACCCCCGCACACCGGGCCGCGACGATCAGCGCGCTGCGGATCCTCAAGTCGGTGGCCACCGCGCCTGGAGCGGACCCGTCGATCACCCGCACCGACGCGAGCACGGCGCGCCTGGCGGTCGAACAGGGCAACGCCGCACTGGAAGTCAACTGGCCCTATGTGCTGGCGTCCATGCTGGAGAACGCGGTCAAGGGCGGCGTGAGTTTCCTTCCGCTCAACCAGAATCCAGCATTGGCCGGCAGCATCAACCAGTTCGGCACCTTCGTGCCCACCGACGAGCAATTCCACATCGCCTACCAGGCCAGCCAACGCGTGTTCGGCTTCGCGCCCTACCCCGGCGTGGTCCCGGGCCGCCCGGCCAAGGTGACGATCGGCGGGCTGAACCTGGCGGTGGCCAGCACCACTCGGCACAAGGCCGAAGCGTTCGAAGCGATCAGGTGCCTACGCAGCCTGGCGAATCAGAAGTACATCTCGATGGCAGGCGGTCTGCCGGCGGTGCGGACGTCGCTGTACTCCGACCCGCAATTCCAGACCAAGTATCCGATGTACACCGTAATTCGCCAGCAGCTGACCGATGCCGCGGTGCGTCCCGCGACGCCGGTCTATCAGGCGGTGTCCATTCGGCTGGCGGCGGCGCTGAGCCCGATCACCGAGATCGACCCGGACCGCACCGCCGACGAACTCACCGCCCAGGTGCAAAAGGCCATCGACGGCAAGGGGCTGCTGCCGTGA